A region from the Agrobacterium cucumeris genome encodes:
- a CDS encoding DUF2163 domain-containing protein gives MKTVHPALATHLQGDATTTCHCWKVTLKDGAVIGFTDHDETLSFAGTAYLAASGFGASDSDSETGLGASAGEVAGGFSSEAIAEDDLAAGRFDGARVELFLVNWQTPDEYMLLSIREIGEVTRAGGAFRAELRSLAHRLGQPQGRAYGRRCDAALGDRRCGVDLSRFTGNGSVVAVDAVSNLLVSGLDAFADGFFSRGKLRFLSGILAGKGFDLDGHVRRDGGTLLSFWLAPERMPLPGDGFSITAGCDKSFATCRTKFANHLNFRGFPHLPGADFAYSYASGGQTHDGKALFP, from the coding sequence ATGAAGACCGTTCATCCGGCCCTAGCCACGCATCTGCAGGGCGATGCCACCACCACCTGCCATTGCTGGAAGGTGACGCTGAAGGATGGCGCCGTGATCGGCTTTACCGACCACGATGAGACGTTATCCTTTGCCGGCACGGCCTATCTGGCCGCCAGCGGTTTCGGGGCGAGCGACAGCGACAGCGAAACCGGGCTGGGTGCGAGTGCGGGCGAGGTGGCCGGCGGTTTTTCCAGCGAGGCGATCGCGGAGGATGATCTGGCGGCCGGTCGTTTCGATGGCGCACGGGTGGAGCTTTTTCTCGTCAACTGGCAGACGCCGGATGAGTATATGCTGCTTTCCATACGCGAGATCGGCGAGGTGACACGGGCGGGCGGGGCGTTTCGCGCCGAGTTGCGCAGCCTTGCCCATCGCCTCGGCCAGCCGCAGGGCCGGGCCTATGGGCGGCGTTGCGATGCCGCACTGGGTGACCGGCGCTGCGGCGTCGATCTTTCGCGGTTCACCGGCAATGGCAGCGTGGTGGCGGTGGATGCGGTGAGCAACCTGCTGGTCTCGGGGCTTGATGCTTTCGCCGATGGTTTCTTCAGCAGGGGGAAGTTGCGGTTTTTGAGCGGCATACTCGCCGGCAAGGGGTTCGACCTCGACGGTCATGTGCGACGCGACGGCGGCACGCTTCTGTCCTTCTGGCTCGCGCCGGAACGCATGCCATTGCCGGGAGACGGTTTTTCCATAACCGCCGGCTGTGACAAGAGTTTCGCCACGTGCCGAACGAAATTCGCCAATCACCTGAATTTCAGGGGCTTTCCGCACCTGCCGGGGGCGGATTTCGCCTATTCCTATGCCAGCGGCGGCCAGACCCATGATGGCAAGGCACTGTTTCCATGA
- a CDS encoding phage major tail protein, TP901-1 family, with translation MVAQKGKDLLLKINSAGSYVTVAGLRTKRLAFNAQAVDITDGESAGRWRELLAGAGVQRASLTASGIFKDQASDASVRGAFFAGSIPGWQLLIPDFGTVTGPFQIVALEYSGRHDGEVQFEIALESAGPLTFGAL, from the coding sequence ATGGTGGCACAGAAGGGCAAGGACCTGCTGCTGAAGATCAACAGCGCCGGTTCCTATGTGACCGTGGCGGGGCTGCGAACAAAGCGGCTGGCCTTCAACGCGCAGGCCGTGGACATAACCGATGGCGAAAGTGCGGGGCGCTGGCGCGAGCTTCTGGCCGGCGCCGGCGTTCAGCGGGCGTCGCTGACGGCATCCGGCATCTTCAAGGATCAGGCGAGCGACGCGTCGGTACGCGGCGCGTTTTTTGCCGGCAGCATTCCGGGCTGGCAACTCCTCATCCCCGATTTCGGTACCGTGACCGGGCCGTTCCAGATCGTCGCGCTCGAATATTCCGGCCGCCACGATGGCGAGGTGCAATTCGAGATCGCGCTGGAATCGGCCGGTCCTCTCACATTCGGAGCACTGTGA
- a CDS encoding baseplate multidomain protein megatron: MATIVFQAAGAALGGIFGPVGAIIGRAAGALAGNAVDRALLSNGRTVSGARLSTARIPGADEGAAINRLYGTARIGGTLIWATRFEESIEVERRGGKGNRGPKVETYRYFANLAVGLCEGEAAMVRRVWADGREVDLTGIEMRFYPGSETQLADPLIEAKQGSGNAPAFRGLAYVVFERLPLDDYGNRIPLMQFEVVRPVGRLEKSIRAITVIPGATEHGYATAPVSERTGMGQSRVMNRNGLTAATDWQAAIDELQALCPNLQSVALVVSWFGTDMRAGECRILPGVEVAARDGETAPWSVAGLSRGEAHPVSHHGGGPAYGGTPDDESVLQAIADLKSRGLKVCLYPFVMMDVPVGNGLPNPYGKGEQDAYGWRGRITCFPAPERPGSPDRSAAARREVERFCHRDEGYRRMVLHYAALVAKAGGVDAFLIGSELRGLTRLRDENDAFPFVEELVRLAGDVRAIMGPAVKLTYAADWSEYFGHQPADGSGDVFFHLDPLWASPDIDAIGIDNYMPLSDWRDEDAANGNPDGMTGPDDVDAFQRAITAGEGFDWYYASDADRAARRRTPITDGLKGRPWVFRYKDIRNWWGNRHYDRVRGVEKSTPTAWVPGSKPIWFTELGCPAVDKSAARPNVFPDPKSAENAFPHFSGRNRADSQQRRFLEAHLDHWDQGDTAMVDKNRVYLWTWDARPYPAFPQNGAVWSDGGNWRTGHWLNGRLGTATLADTIAAILTDHGFPAFDVSAVSGDMTGYVRGDVTSARALLEPLMAAFQLDVAEDGGTLRFRSRNTAVLPVRDISVLADLDGEPLWSENRGHDSDFAAEVMLTSFNPALDYEQAGARSRRIDDAGSRVMRLDLNAALPAEMAEAAIEAVLRDNRQARRTVRFALPPADITLEPGDCIRLSENIFPQAPAGRFLVSRIEDGAVRQVEARAFSAAVSAFAGVVDERRVGNASGAEGFAPEVLFLDLPHHDGVAPEHSARIAAFARPWRPILVSASSGTEGYRQRAVLDQPAMIGALTMPLLPGPSGRFDRKNAVLIDLPFGGLASANELSVLNGENRIAIKAANGVWEIVAFAKAEEIAPSRWRLSNLLRGLAGTEDALAAGAPAGAPAVMLDAAVQPLGLAVGERGRRLNWIVEAAGKAGASAGPFAFEGGLRAQMPLSPVHLSGERKKDGVLIRWKRRSRMEADGWDASDIPLDEPFERYRVEVLEGEAVKRVSEVSEPLWFYPVAAELTDFPVLRDHISVRVRQLGRAVPLGVVAQAFLPL, translated from the coding sequence ATGGCGACCATAGTTTTTCAGGCGGCGGGTGCGGCTCTCGGTGGCATTTTCGGCCCCGTGGGTGCCATCATCGGCCGGGCAGCGGGCGCACTGGCCGGCAATGCCGTCGACCGCGCTTTGCTGTCCAACGGGCGCACCGTATCGGGCGCGCGGCTTTCGACGGCGCGCATTCCGGGGGCCGACGAGGGCGCTGCGATCAACCGGCTCTATGGCACGGCGAGGATCGGCGGCACGCTGATCTGGGCGACGCGGTTTGAGGAAAGCATCGAGGTGGAACGGCGCGGCGGCAAGGGCAATCGCGGCCCGAAGGTGGAGACCTATCGTTATTTCGCCAATCTCGCCGTCGGCCTCTGCGAAGGTGAGGCGGCCATGGTGCGGCGCGTCTGGGCCGATGGGCGGGAAGTTGATCTGACCGGCATCGAGATGCGGTTTTACCCCGGCAGCGAAACGCAATTGGCGGATCCGCTGATCGAGGCGAAACAGGGCAGCGGCAATGCGCCTGCCTTTCGCGGGCTGGCCTATGTGGTCTTCGAGCGCCTGCCGCTCGACGACTATGGTAATCGTATTCCGCTGATGCAGTTCGAAGTCGTGCGGCCGGTCGGCCGGCTGGAAAAATCGATCCGCGCCATCACCGTCATTCCGGGGGCAACGGAACATGGTTACGCCACGGCCCCCGTTTCGGAACGCACCGGCATGGGACAAAGCCGGGTGATGAACCGCAACGGTCTGACTGCAGCGACCGACTGGCAGGCGGCCATCGACGAATTGCAGGCGCTGTGCCCCAACCTGCAAAGCGTGGCGCTGGTGGTGAGCTGGTTCGGCACGGATATGCGGGCGGGGGAATGCCGCATTCTGCCCGGCGTGGAAGTGGCGGCCCGCGATGGCGAAACGGCGCCATGGTCGGTTGCCGGCCTTTCGCGTGGTGAGGCGCATCCGGTCAGCCATCATGGCGGCGGCCCGGCCTATGGCGGCACGCCTGATGATGAAAGCGTGCTGCAGGCGATAGCCGACCTCAAGTCTCGTGGATTGAAGGTCTGCCTTTATCCCTTCGTGATGATGGATGTTCCCGTCGGCAATGGTCTGCCGAATCCCTATGGCAAGGGTGAACAGGATGCTTATGGCTGGCGCGGGCGCATCACCTGTTTTCCCGCACCCGAAAGGCCCGGCTCGCCCGACCGCAGCGCTGCGGCGCGCCGGGAGGTCGAGCGGTTTTGCCACCGCGATGAGGGTTATCGCCGTATGGTGCTGCATTATGCGGCGCTTGTGGCGAAAGCGGGCGGGGTGGATGCTTTCCTGATCGGCTCGGAGCTGCGCGGGCTGACGCGCCTGCGCGATGAGAACGATGCCTTCCCCTTTGTGGAGGAGCTGGTGCGGCTGGCGGGTGATGTGCGCGCCATCATGGGACCGGCGGTGAAGCTGACCTATGCGGCGGATTGGAGCGAATATTTCGGCCATCAGCCGGCGGATGGTTCGGGCGATGTCTTTTTCCATCTCGATCCGCTCTGGGCGAGCCCCGATATCGACGCCATCGGTATCGACAATTACATGCCGCTGTCCGACTGGCGCGACGAGGATGCCGCAAACGGCAATCCGGATGGCATGACTGGCCCGGATGATGTTGACGCTTTCCAACGCGCGATCACGGCAGGTGAGGGTTTCGACTGGTATTATGCCAGCGATGCCGATCGCGCCGCGCGGCGACGCACGCCCATCACCGACGGGCTGAAGGGCAGGCCGTGGGTCTTCCGTTACAAGGACATCAGGAACTGGTGGGGAAACCGCCATTACGACCGGGTGCGGGGCGTGGAGAAATCGACACCCACCGCATGGGTGCCGGGCTCGAAACCCATCTGGTTTACCGAACTCGGCTGCCCGGCGGTGGACAAGAGCGCCGCGCGCCCGAATGTCTTTCCTGATCCAAAATCGGCGGAAAACGCCTTTCCCCATTTCTCCGGCCGGAACCGGGCAGACAGCCAGCAGCGGCGGTTTCTGGAAGCGCATCTCGACCATTGGGATCAGGGCGATACGGCGATGGTGGATAAAAACCGGGTCTATCTCTGGACCTGGGATGCGCGGCCCTATCCCGCCTTTCCGCAGAATGGCGCGGTGTGGAGCGATGGCGGCAACTGGCGCACCGGCCATTGGCTGAACGGCCGGCTGGGCACGGCGACACTTGCCGATACCATCGCTGCGATCCTGACCGATCACGGCTTTCCCGCTTTCGACGTCTCAGCCGTCAGCGGCGACATGACCGGTTATGTGCGGGGTGATGTGACCTCGGCGCGCGCCCTGCTGGAGCCGCTGATGGCGGCGTTTCAGCTGGATGTGGCAGAAGACGGCGGCACCCTGCGTTTCCGCTCCCGCAACACGGCGGTTTTGCCGGTCCGGGATATTTCCGTGCTTGCCGATCTCGATGGCGAGCCGCTCTGGTCGGAAAATCGCGGCCATGACAGCGATTTTGCGGCTGAAGTCATGCTGACCTCGTTCAACCCGGCGCTCGATTACGAGCAGGCCGGCGCGCGTTCCCGCCGCATCGATGATGCCGGCAGCCGGGTGATGCGGCTCGACCTCAACGCCGCCTTGCCGGCGGAAATGGCGGAAGCCGCCATCGAGGCGGTGCTGCGTGACAACCGTCAGGCGCGGCGCACAGTGCGTTTTGCCCTGCCGCCTGCCGATATCACCTTGGAACCCGGCGATTGTATCCGCCTGTCGGAGAACATCTTTCCGCAGGCTCCGGCAGGCCGCTTTCTGGTCAGCCGCATCGAGGATGGCGCAGTGCGGCAGGTGGAGGCACGCGCCTTTTCCGCTGCCGTTTCGGCTTTTGCCGGCGTGGTGGATGAGCGGCGCGTTGGCAATGCAAGCGGTGCCGAGGGTTTTGCCCCGGAAGTGCTGTTTCTCGACCTGCCGCATCATGATGGCGTCGCGCCGGAGCATTCGGCGAGGATCGCAGCCTTCGCAAGGCCATGGCGGCCGATCCTCGTTTCCGCATCCTCCGGCACGGAAGGTTACCGGCAACGCGCCGTGCTCGATCAACCGGCCATGATCGGCGCGCTGACAATGCCGCTTTTGCCCGGCCCGTCGGGCCGGTTCGACCGGAAGAATGCCGTCCTGATCGACCTGCCTTTCGGCGGGCTCGCCTCGGCAAACGAGCTGTCGGTGCTGAACGGTGAAAACCGCATCGCCATCAAGGCCGCAAACGGCGTCTGGGAGATCGTCGCTTTTGCAAAGGCCGAAGAAATTGCGCCCTCGCGCTGGCGGCTCTCCAACCTCCTGCGCGGACTTGCGGGCACGGAAGATGCGTTGGCTGCGGGTGCGCCGGCGGGCGCACCGGCGGTGATGCTGGATGCGGCGGTGCAGCCACTCGGCCTTGCCGTTGGCGAACGGGGACGGCGACTGAACTGGATCGTCGAGGCGGCGGGAAAGGCGGGCGCTTCGGCCGGGCCTTTCGCCTTCGAGGGTGGATTGCGGGCGCAGATGCCGCTTTCCCCGGTGCATCTTTCCGGCGAACGGAAAAAGGATGGCGTGCTTATCCGATGGAAGCGCCGGAGCCGGATGGAGGCCGATGGCTGGGATGCGAGCGACATCCCGCTGGACGAGCCTTTCGAGCGATACCGTGTCGAGGTGCTGGAGGGAGAGGCCGTCAAACGCGTGTCGGAGGTTTCCGAACCCCTCTGGTTTTATCCTGTCGCAGCCGAACTCACAGATTTCCCGGTACTGCGGGATCACATTTCCGTGCGTGTCCGCCAGCTCGGCCGCGCGGTACCTCTGGGAGTGGTGGCGCAAGCCTTTCTCCCGCTCTGA
- a CDS encoding rcc01693 family protein produces the protein MSAAAGEARPRPFPWEAVIHAGFCLLRLSSETFWRLTPREFFAMTGGARAISRSPDRQTMEAMMRLFPDG, from the coding sequence TTGAGTGCCGCAGCAGGCGAGGCGAGGCCCCGCCCTTTCCCCTGGGAGGCGGTCATCCATGCCGGCTTCTGCCTGCTGCGGCTTTCCTCCGAAACCTTCTGGCGGCTGACGCCAAGGGAGTTTTTCGCGATGACGGGTGGCGCACGCGCCATCTCCCGCAGCCCCGATCGTCAGACGATGGAGGCGATGATGCGGCTGTTTCCGGACGGGTGA
- a CDS encoding response regulator transcription factor yields MRILVVEDDANLNRQLTDALKEAGYVVDQAFDGEEGHYLGDTEPYDAIVLDIGLPQLDGITVVEKWRAAGKAMPVLILTARDRWSDKVAGIDAGADDYVTKPFHVEEVLARVRALIRRAAGHASSELVCGPVRLDTKSSKATVNGTTLKLTSHEFRLLSYLMHHMGEVVSRTELVEHMYDQDFDRDSNTIEVFVGRLRKKLGVDLIETIRGLGYRMQAPADAK; encoded by the coding sequence ATGCGTATTCTCGTTGTTGAGGATGATGCCAATCTCAATCGTCAGCTGACCGACGCGCTGAAAGAGGCCGGTTATGTTGTCGATCAGGCATTTGACGGCGAGGAAGGGCATTATCTCGGCGATACCGAACCCTATGACGCCATCGTCCTCGATATCGGCCTGCCGCAGCTGGATGGCATCACCGTCGTTGAAAAATGGCGTGCGGCCGGCAAGGCCATGCCGGTCCTCATCCTCACCGCCCGTGACCGCTGGAGCGACAAGGTGGCTGGCATCGATGCCGGCGCCGATGATTACGTGACCAAGCCTTTCCATGTGGAAGAAGTGCTTGCCCGCGTGCGCGCGCTCATCCGCCGCGCCGCCGGCCACGCTTCCTCCGAACTGGTCTGCGGTCCGGTCCGGCTCGACACCAAATCCTCCAAGGCGACCGTCAACGGCACGACGCTGAAGCTCACCTCGCACGAGTTCCGCCTCTTGTCCTATCTCATGCATCACATGGGCGAAGTCGTCTCGCGCACGGAACTGGTCGAACATATGTACGATCAGGATTTCGACCGCGATTCCAACACGATCGAGGTGTTTGTCGGACGTTTGCGCAAGAAGCTCGGGGTTGATCTGATCGAGACGATCCGTGGTCTCGGTTACCGGATGCAAGCGCCGGCAGATGCGAAGTAA
- a CDS encoding MFS transporter — protein sequence MSEAAPFPSRARLIGVLAVGQIISWGSGFDMLAVLGPRIGQELAIANEAVFAGLTVMMTISALCGPLLGRTLVRHGAAPVLVAGSLLFAAGFTVLAFAGGVASYLLGWAVIGFAATCGLTTAAHAAVVERVGAESGRLLTLLMLFTGLSAAVFLPVTALADQHLGWRGTLVAYAGLQLFVLLPLYVFVLPGRPARKATGSREVTGASPPPVDTRRAFMLLAAMTTISAFTTFGLSPLLPLLLVQAGATQSLAVQLASARSVLAITARGLDFLLGKHGNPFVTAMIGLCLLLVSLLLLLAFAPAMPAFIGFIVFFGFGAGVLTVSRAVLPLAVFSPEEYGLQAARISLPQNLAIAFAPVIFTLALDRGGVSAMLTIASVLIGISFVLLLVLWKTMRRQAS from the coding sequence ATGTCCGAAGCCGCTCCCTTCCCGTCCCGCGCGCGCCTTATCGGCGTGCTTGCGGTTGGGCAGATCATCAGCTGGGGCAGCGGGTTCGACATGCTGGCCGTGCTCGGCCCGCGGATCGGGCAGGAACTGGCCATCGCCAACGAGGCGGTTTTCGCCGGCCTCACCGTCATGATGACGATCAGCGCGCTCTGCGGTCCGCTTCTGGGAAGAACGCTGGTGCGCCACGGCGCGGCACCCGTGCTTGTGGCGGGTTCATTGCTGTTTGCCGCCGGTTTCACCGTGCTCGCCTTTGCGGGCGGTGTGGCAAGTTATCTGCTCGGCTGGGCCGTGATCGGTTTTGCCGCCACCTGTGGCCTGACGACGGCCGCCCATGCCGCTGTGGTGGAGCGCGTCGGGGCGGAAAGCGGCCGGTTGCTGACGCTGCTGATGCTGTTTACCGGGCTTTCGGCGGCGGTTTTCCTACCGGTCACCGCGCTTGCCGACCAGCATCTCGGCTGGCGCGGCACGCTTGTCGCCTATGCCGGTCTGCAACTCTTCGTGCTTCTGCCCCTCTACGTCTTCGTGCTTCCCGGGCGGCCGGCCCGCAAGGCCACGGGGTCGCGGGAGGTGACCGGGGCTTCGCCCCCGCCCGTCGATACACGCCGCGCCTTCATGCTTCTGGCCGCAATGACGACGATCAGCGCGTTTACGACCTTCGGCCTGTCGCCGCTCCTGCCCTTGCTGCTGGTTCAGGCGGGGGCGACACAATCGCTGGCCGTTCAGCTGGCATCCGCCCGCAGCGTGCTTGCGATCACCGCGCGCGGGCTGGATTTCCTGCTTGGCAAACACGGCAACCCGTTCGTCACCGCCATGATCGGCCTCTGTCTGCTGCTCGTGTCGCTCCTGCTGCTGCTGGCCTTTGCGCCGGCCATGCCGGCTTTCATCGGTTTTATCGTATTCTTCGGTTTTGGCGCAGGCGTGCTCACCGTCAGCCGGGCGGTCCTGCCGCTGGCGGTGTTTTCGCCGGAAGAATATGGCCTTCAGGCCGCGCGCATTTCCCTGCCGCAGAACCTCGCCATCGCCTTTGCGCCTGTTATCTTCACGCTGGCGCTGGATCGCGGCGGGGTCTCGGCCATGCTGACCATCGCTTCCGTGCTGATCGGCATTTCGTTTGTGCTGCTGCTCGTACTTTGGAAGACCATGCGCAGGCAGGCTTCCTGA
- a CDS encoding NlpC/P60 family protein, giving the protein MSDTGEKVLALAQGWLGTPYRHQASLQGVGCDCLGLIRGIWRELYGAEPELLPPYAPDWAERGGEDRLMAAAKRHFLAVPDMDEARQGDLLLFRWRADAAAKHLGILAGPQHFIHAYEQAAVVCSTLVPGWKRRIAGVFRFPNP; this is encoded by the coding sequence ATGAGTGATACCGGAGAAAAAGTGCTGGCGCTGGCGCAGGGCTGGCTGGGCACGCCTTACCGGCATCAGGCCTCTTTGCAGGGTGTGGGCTGCGATTGCCTCGGCCTGATCAGGGGCATCTGGCGTGAACTTTATGGCGCGGAGCCGGAGCTGTTGCCGCCCTATGCGCCTGATTGGGCCGAACGCGGCGGTGAAGACCGGCTGATGGCGGCGGCGAAGCGCCACTTTCTGGCGGTGCCTGATATGGACGAGGCAAGGCAGGGCGACCTCTTGCTGTTTCGCTGGCGGGCCGATGCGGCGGCAAAACATCTCGGCATCCTCGCCGGGCCTCAGCATTTCATCCACGCCTATGAACAGGCCGCAGTGGTGTGTTCCACGCTGGTGCCGGGCTGGAAGCGGCGCATCGCCGGTGTTTTCCGGTTCCCTAATCCCTGA
- a CDS encoding gene transfer agent family protein, which produces MPQGLRYGRANRHRGEIEALIDGERRILCLTLGALAELETAFQADDLTALAERFATGRMKAADMIRVIGAGLRGAGNLFSDEDVAAATVEGGIIGHAAIVADLLTATFGGAKGETPPDP; this is translated from the coding sequence ATGCCGCAGGGTTTGCGTTACGGGCGGGCGAACCGCCATCGCGGCGAGATCGAGGCGCTGATCGACGGCGAAAGGCGCATTCTCTGCCTGACGCTCGGGGCGCTGGCCGAACTCGAAACCGCCTTTCAGGCCGATGATCTCACCGCGCTCGCTGAACGCTTTGCGACCGGCCGCATGAAGGCCGCCGATATGATCCGGGTCATCGGCGCCGGCCTGCGCGGCGCGGGCAATCTCTTTTCCGACGAAGATGTGGCTGCGGCAACCGTGGAGGGCGGCATCATCGGCCATGCCGCGATCGTCGCCGATCTTCTGACCGCCACCTTCGGCGGCGCGAAAGGAGAAACACCGCCGGACCCTTGA
- a CDS encoding TIGR02217 family protein — protein sequence MAAFHEVRFPLRLALGVSGGPVRRTDIVNLSNGRESRNQRWKNARRAYDAGSGIRSVADLYEVLAFFEARRGELYGFRFRDPVDCKSCPPGGTPAATDQRIGTGDGTTAQFQLVKTYADAGGAFIRRVEKPVEGSVLVSVEGVKVPPSDVSVDHLTGTVTFRAGKVPPAGAAIRAGFEFDVPVRFAIDRIDVNLTAFEAGRIPSIPLMEILP from the coding sequence ATGGCGGCATTTCATGAAGTGCGGTTTCCGCTGCGGCTGGCGCTTGGTGTGAGCGGCGGGCCGGTGCGGCGGACCGATATCGTTAATCTCTCAAATGGGCGCGAGAGCCGCAATCAGCGCTGGAAGAATGCGAGGCGCGCTTATGATGCCGGCTCCGGCATCCGCTCGGTGGCTGATCTTTACGAGGTGCTCGCCTTTTTCGAGGCGCGGCGCGGTGAGCTTTATGGTTTCCGCTTTCGTGACCCCGTCGATTGCAAATCCTGTCCGCCGGGCGGGACACCTGCCGCCACAGATCAGAGGATCGGTACCGGCGATGGCACAACCGCACAGTTTCAGCTGGTGAAGACCTATGCCGATGCCGGCGGTGCCTTCATCAGGCGGGTGGAAAAGCCGGTCGAGGGCTCTGTCCTCGTTTCGGTCGAGGGGGTGAAGGTGCCGCCTTCGGATGTGTCGGTGGATCATCTAACCGGCACGGTGACGTTTCGTGCCGGCAAGGTGCCACCTGCCGGTGCGGCGATCCGGGCGGGTTTCGAATTCGACGTGCCGGTGCGCTTTGCGATCGATCGCATCGACGTCAACCTCACCGCCTTCGAGGCCGGCCGCATTCCCTCCATTCCCTTGATGGAAATCCTGCCATGA
- a CDS encoding sensor histidine kinase: protein MRSNSLTARVLLLASAWSALALVVIAVVISTLYRQGVERSFTDLLRAQLYNVINSVTISNENTLAGSPQLGDLRFSQPDTGWYWVVEPLGNFQTAPLVSSSLGVSTLPVPSILDAPFDNRYERFYAVTDEAGNKVRVAETEVVLDGEGRAARFRVSGNLNVVEDDVRDFSNSLYLALAVFGVGSLVVNGLAILYSLRPLDQARVALGKIRGGEAESLEGEFPREIQPLANEVNALIDSNRRLVERARMQVGNLAHSLKTPIAVLLNEARTLEPQHGDLVRAQADAMQAQVQSYLSRARIAAQRGSILARVEAEPALERLVRVMRRLNPEKQFVLNFEQPGAVLGMEQQDLEEVVGNLLENAARFAQTRVVVTLATGTHPSSDAEIGRRSWVELTVEDDGPGLEPEQISEAMKRGRRLDESRPGTGLGLSIVSEVVSEYHGRFSLSRSAIGGLKADLILPGLSKELA, encoded by the coding sequence ATGCGAAGTAATTCTCTCACCGCCCGCGTTCTGCTGCTCGCGTCCGCCTGGTCGGCGCTGGCGCTGGTGGTGATCGCCGTCGTCATTTCGACGCTTTACCGGCAGGGCGTGGAGCGCAGCTTCACCGATCTTCTCAGGGCGCAGCTTTACAACGTCATCAATTCCGTGACGATTTCCAACGAAAATACGCTGGCCGGCAGCCCGCAGCTCGGCGATCTCCGGTTTTCGCAGCCCGATACCGGTTGGTACTGGGTGGTGGAGCCACTCGGCAATTTCCAGACTGCGCCGCTGGTGTCTTCCTCGCTCGGCGTGTCGACGCTGCCGGTGCCGAGCATTCTCGACGCCCCCTTCGACAACAGATACGAGCGCTTTTATGCCGTCACCGACGAGGCCGGCAACAAGGTGCGTGTGGCGGAAACGGAAGTCGTGCTGGACGGGGAGGGCCGGGCGGCGCGTTTCCGTGTTTCCGGCAATCTGAATGTCGTCGAAGACGATGTCCGTGATTTTTCCAATAGCCTCTATCTGGCGCTGGCCGTCTTTGGTGTCGGCAGTCTGGTCGTCAACGGTCTGGCCATTCTCTACAGTCTGCGGCCGCTTGATCAGGCCCGTGTCGCGCTCGGCAAGATAAGGGGCGGGGAGGCGGAAAGCCTCGAAGGTGAATTCCCGCGTGAAATCCAGCCGCTCGCCAATGAGGTCAATGCGCTGATCGACAGCAACCGCCGGCTGGTGGAGCGCGCCCGCATGCAGGTCGGCAATCTCGCGCATTCGCTGAAAACGCCGATTGCCGTGCTTTTGAACGAGGCCCGCACGCTGGAGCCGCAGCACGGCGATCTGGTGCGCGCGCAGGCTGACGCCATGCAGGCGCAGGTGCAATCCTATCTCTCCCGCGCCCGCATCGCCGCCCAGCGCGGCTCCATCCTTGCCCGCGTGGAAGCGGAACCGGCGCTGGAACGGCTGGTGCGTGTGATGCGCCGCCTGAACCCCGAAAAGCAGTTCGTGCTGAACTTCGAGCAACCGGGCGCGGTACTCGGCATGGAGCAGCAGGATCTGGAAGAGGTCGTCGGCAACCTTCTGGAAAATGCCGCGCGTTTTGCGCAGACCAGAGTGGTCGTCACGCTTGCCACCGGCACGCACCCTTCTTCCGATGCCGAAATAGGCCGCCGGTCCTGGGTGGAACTGACGGTGGAGGATGACGGGCCGGGGCTGGAGCCGGAACAGATCAGTGAAGCGATGAAACGCGGCCGGCGGCTGGACGAGAGCCGTCCGGGCACCGGGCTCGGCCTGTCGATCGTTTCCGAGGTGGTGTCAGAATACCATGGCCGCTTTTCGCTGTCGCGCAGCGCCATCGGCGGGCTGAAAGCCGATCTGATTTTGCCGGGCCTTTCAAAAGAGCTTGCGTGA
- a CDS encoding phage tail tape measure protein produces MAGEGSIAENREEAEALADVMGDLEKRSERFGAALTSALQAATTGGKGLDDVLRGLGERLSGMALSAGLKPLENMIGNAVGGLLNGGGSLFAFADGGVPGRGITPFADGGVVSSPAFFPMGGGLGLMGEAGAEAILPLKRGSDGALGVAAPAGGGGAQIVFNVTATDAASFKKSEGQIAAMLARSVGRGQRGL; encoded by the coding sequence ATGGCAGGCGAAGGATCTATTGCGGAGAACCGCGAGGAGGCGGAAGCGCTTGCGGATGTTATGGGCGATCTCGAAAAGCGCTCCGAGCGGTTCGGGGCGGCGCTGACCAGCGCCCTGCAGGCCGCAACGACGGGTGGCAAGGGGCTGGACGATGTGCTGCGGGGGCTCGGCGAACGCCTGTCCGGCATGGCGCTTTCGGCCGGTTTGAAGCCGCTGGAAAATATGATCGGCAATGCCGTTGGCGGGCTTTTGAACGGTGGCGGTTCCTTGTTTGCCTTTGCCGATGGTGGGGTGCCGGGGCGCGGCATCACGCCTTTTGCTGATGGCGGCGTGGTTTCCAGCCCCGCTTTTTTTCCGATGGGCGGTGGGCTGGGCCTGATGGGCGAGGCGGGAGCGGAAGCGATCCTGCCGCTGAAGCGCGGTTCTGATGGCGCGCTGGGTGTGGCCGCACCGGCGGGCGGTGGTGGTGCGCAGATCGTCTTCAACGTGACGGCCACCGATGCGGCGAGTTTTAAAAAAAGCGAAGGCCAGATCGCCGCCATGCTGGCCCGCAGCGTCGGGCGCGGCCAGCGCGGTTTGTGA